One window from the genome of Methanoculleus sp. 7T encodes:
- a CDS encoding DUF2080 family transposase-associated protein — protein MEKFTVTVSGYEQVEKVAVKVGNGAGVLVPRRWLGRRVHCILLDEGEKEE, from the coding sequence ATGGAGAAGTTCACCGTAACAGTGAGCGGGTATGAGCAAGTTGAAAAGGTGGCCGTCAAGGTGGGGAACGGGGCCGGGGTTCTCGTCCCGCGGCGTTGGCTAGGTCGCCGGGTTCACTGTATCCTCCTTGACGAAGGGGAGAAGGAAGAATAA